The window TTTCTTTCAACTCTTCCAAGCTAAGCTTTTCACCGATGACAGGCAGAGCCTCCGTAATATGCTGCGGCTTGGAAACCCCCAAAATCGCTGATGTGATTCCTTGTTTACTCAGAACCCAATTCAGCGCAAGCTGAGCGAGTGTCCAGCCTCTGCGTTCCGCGACTGGCTTTAACTGCTCCACGATGTGGAAATTACGTTCCTGTTCTAACAGCGTCTTGAGCCGCTGCTCACCTGCTGCGCCGCGTGTTCCAGCTGGCGGCTGCCCGCCGTAATTATACTTTCCTGTCAGCAGCCCGCGTCCGAGTGGGCTGTATACAATAACACCTACCCCTTCAGATACTGCAAACGGCACTAACTCCTGTTCGATACCACGAGCGATAATGCTGTATTCAGGCTGTACGCTCTCGAAGCGTTCAAGCCGAAGCTGTGCAGAGATGCCATGAGCCTTGGCAATTTGCCAAGCAGCGTAATTCGATGCTCCGATGTATCGCACTTTCCCCTGCCGAACGAGATCGTCTAACGTGCGGAGCGTTTCTTCAAGCGGAGTCTCTTCATCGAATCTATGTACTTGATACAAATCAATATAGTCTGTTTGCAACCTCTTCAGACTGTTTTCCACCGCGCGCTGAATGTGATATCTGCTTTGACCCGCATCATTAGGTCCAAGTCCGACTCGTCCATGTACTTTGGTTGCGAGCACGATCTGGTGCCTGCGGGCGCCAAGCAAATTGCCAAGAATCGTCTCTGATTCACCGGTTTCAAGCGGATTGCCTTTATCCATGCCCGAGCCGTAAACATCAGCTGTATCAATCAGCGTAATACCTGATTCTAGCGCTGTATCCAGCACGTCCGCAGACGCTTTCTGATCGATCCATCGACCGAAAGCCATCGTGCCCAGACTCACTTCCGATACCTTCAAACCCGTCCTTCCTAACCTTCTTTGTCCAATACTCATATCAACATCTCCTTTATCCTGGATCGATTATAAAGACAAAAAAGACTCCCTACTCGTTTCAATTGAATGAGCTGGAAGTCTCCTGTTGTCTGGTTGACTTGAACCTTTTATGTAATTCAGTCGAATTACTTGGATATATGGTGATCATATCACTTGATCTTCAAATTGGTCAAGTTTGATTAATTTGGGACTTCGCGGCGATCATCCGAATTTGCTTGGTGATCTCTTCGCCTCTTTTCAATGCTAATTCCAATGGTAAAGCTTCTTTTTTACTAGGATTGGTATGACCTACATGTTCTTTCCATGCTGAACCTAATAGTTGTTGACGCTGTAGGATCAATTGAAATAATTGCGAACTATCGGGTTGTTCTACGAAATCTGGCTTCTGTTCCAACGTAATATGAAATAATCGACTTAAAAGCGTTTTAGCCATCACCCAATGACCATCTGAGTTGGGATGAATACCGTCACCGGAACCATAGCCGGGGTTCATTTCGCGTTCTTGTTCTCTATGCTGAAGAAGTGGGTCGTAGATATTTACGACTTCATCCGCAGTTGAATCCAGCGTTAACAGCCAATTTGCATAGTATCTAATGACATCATTGTAGCGTGCATATGGCTCCTTATAGCTGTAGTCTTTCTGACCATCGGGCAAAAGAACATTCGCGTTCATAGATTCGGGATCAAAAGGCGGAGGCGTCATGACGATGGCTTTTGCCCCGCTTTGATGGATCATCCGAATGGCGGTAAGTATGCCATTTTGATAAGCTTGAAACCGTTCTATAGCGAATGGAGAATAGATGCCATCATTCATTCCATATCCCACAACAACCCAATCCGGTTTGCTTTCTTGTAGTGCTCTTGCTAATCGATCATGGATACAAGGACGTGGAAATGGATGATCGGCCTCGGTTAATCCAGAGGCTGTCTCACTGCTTACGCCAAGATTTATGAATGTAAGAGGTATGTCGGGCGTTTGCTGCCCAAAATAAGCATCCAAATAAGCAATAAACGTCCCTTCATCTGTAATACTGTCCCCAAGAAAAACGATTCTTTTACCACCAGTCAACCGTGATTCCTCTCCTTCGATTTGCGTCATATCAACTCTCCTTTTTATCGTATATCATGTATGATATTTAACGTAGAGGATTGCTATAATACCTCTAAAATTCGACTAGTTACTACCAGCTTTCATAAAGTGAGCATTCGTTCTTTTGCGGGAATTACTAATATGCTTGGACATGGCATCGGATGCGCCTTTGGGATCTCGTTGCTTTAATTTCTGTAAGATCGCATTATGTTCCGACCATTCCTCATTCGTGGTATTGATATCTAAATGCAATTGGATGTATGTTAAATATCTTTGAATCTGTTCAATATACCCTTTAACTAAATTCTGCAAATTGGTATTCTCGCAATAGGCAAGAATAGTACCATGTAAAGACATGTTCATTTCCTTAATTGTCCCCAGACCATTAGTAGCTTCCGATGATTGCTGAGTTTGAAGGGAATTCATGGTTTCTTGCAGCCGTTCCAGTATATCATCTGGTATAAGAAGCGCAGCCTTTTCAACGGCAAGTGGTTCAAGCTGCAGTCTAATTTCAAATAATTCGTCCAACTCTTTGACACTCATCATATTAACAAACATTCCTTTAAAAGGAATGACATTCAGATACCCTTCCGATTGCAATCTGGATAGGGCCTCACGAATCGGAATGTTGCTTACTTCTAAAGCGCGCGCTAATTGATCTATGTTTATTTTTTCACCGGACTTCAATTTATGAGATAAAATATCTTCTTTGACAATCCGATAAATTTCTTCGGTTAAATTAACACGATTAATTTTACTGCCCATAGGATACCCTCACCTTTTTTACACTTAACATATCATGTATGATCGAGGGTTATCAAATAATAAATATCGAGCCCTCCCTTGACTACAAGAAGGGCTCGATATCTCGGATACCTATAGCGTAACTCTTAGAAAAAATTTGTTTGCCACAAAGGGTTGGATATTTAATTGGACTTAGTGATGTTGGTTCTCATGCTCATTCGGATGATTGTCCTACTCACCATCCTCTTGATCATCCTGATCATCATCTCCATTTCCATCCTGATTCTCTAATTTCTTACTTGTTATAAAGGTAATTTCAGCCCCATAACTCGTTCCCGCTGCGTTGGTCGCGTAAGCTCTGGCGTAATACGTCGTATTTGGTTTCAGATTCTTTATTTTCTCACTAAACTGGCCTAATCCAGAGCCTAAGGATACTTTGGTTGATCCATCACCGGTTAGTGTAGGAGAAGGTGCTAATGAGTACACAATTCCTCGCGCTGTGACAGCAGTACCCCCATCAGCCGTTACTATTCCGGCAATGGTTGCACTTGTATTCTTGACCTTTGAGACCCCAGTCGTCATTACGGCAGCTGTTGAAGGTACCTGTGCAACCGTAAAGCTTAATTTATCCAGCAGCATGTAACTGCCTGATTTTTTCACGACTTTGATTGTGTGCACGCTATTTGAAAGACCGGAAATACTGTACACCGTTTGTTGGACTAACCGCGTCGCATTATACGTGTTCACCGTTTGTTTGAAAACATCATCCACGTAAACGTCGATTTCACCCTGTGAAGCATCTTTTTCCGTTATAACTGCAATTCCGGTTCCTTTAAAGGTATATTCGAAATAATCGTTGTTCGTTTCTGTAAAATGCACGTCATTCTGATAGTCCCCACTGAAGACGAACGTCAGATTCGTAGTTCCCACTGGCTGCGCTGCAAGGTATGCCTTCTTGATCGTTAACGTATTGCCTACTAATGTATAATCGGTGCCTGGCACTAGGGTAGTTCGGCCATTGTTGATTCGATCAAGTACATACTCGCCAAGTGACAACGTTGTACTCACATCCGCCTGTGCAGTTACCTTTTTGTCAAAACTGCCTGTATCCGGACTCATCAGATCGCCTACAAGTATCGTTAATTTATCCAGCAGCATATAGGTTCCCGATTTCTTCACAACTTTAAGCGTATGAGAACCACTTGGCAATCCTGCAATGCTGTACACCGTTTGCTGTGCTAATCGACTGGTATGATAAGTACTCACGGTTTCCTTGAATACATCATCAACATAAATATCGATATCGCCCTGCGAAGTATCCTTCTCGGTGATCAACGCAATGCCCGTTCCCTTGAAGACATATTCAAAATAGTCATTGTTCGTCTCGGTGTAATGAACGTCGTTCTGATAATCCCCGAATACTCGATTATTGCTATATCCCCATGATCCAGAATAATGAATGGCAGCATTATCATCATTGATGCTAGCCGTGGCGCCGTGGGATGTGGGAACCGTCTGTTCTGTGATTTCCGACGCAGTCGACGGAGTCAACTGGATCGACTGAATAGGTAGTTCTACTTGAACCGATTGTGCTGACACCTGTCTATACACACTTCCCGTAACCGTACTTCCCGCAGCTGATGGAGTCACGATCAATTTATCCAACAGCATGAAAGTCCCTGATTTCTTCACTGCCTTGATGGTATGAGGACCGCCCGGCAGTCCCGCAATACTGTATACGCTTTGTTGGACTAACCGACTATCATTAAATGTACCCACCGTTTGCTGGAATATGTTATCTACATAAATATCGATATCGCCCTGCGAAACATCCTTCTCCGTAATCAATTCAATACCCGTTCCCGTGAAGGCATATTCAAAGTAATCATTGTTAGCCTCGGAGTAATGAACATCATCGTTATAATCTCCGAGTCCCCGATTGTTGCTATACCCCCAAGAGCCGCTGTAAACAATGCCCGGATCGTTATCATTAACAGAAACCAGCGTAATGGTCGCCGAGCTATCGATTACGGAAATGGCAAGAATCTGGGTAGCTCCCCCACTGAAGGAGAAGGTCAGATCTGTCCAACCAATGGGTTGAGCCGCAAGGTATTCCTTCTTGATCGTTACGACGTTACCCGATAATGTGTAGTCGGTACCTGCAACCAATGTGGTACCTCCATTAGCCATGCCGCTGAAGGTATAGCTGCCTGACGTCAGAGTAATCGTTACATCGGTCTGTGCCGTTAGCTTTTTATCAAAGCTTCCCGTAACAGGATTAATAAGATCAGCGATGAGAACGCGCAATTTATCATTGAGCATATAAGAACCTGATTTTTTCACAACCTTGATCGTATGAGGACCGCTGGGGAGTCCCGATATTCCGTAGACGGGTTGTTGGGCTAATCGATTCGAATGATACGTGCTAATCGTTTGTTTAAATACACCATCTACGTATACATCCATATCGCCTTGTGATGAATCCATTTCTGTAATCACTTCAATGCCCGTTCCGGTAAAGGCATATTCAAAGTATTCGTTATTCCTCTCGGTGAAATGCACATCATTCAAATAATCGCCAAGCCCGCGATTCGTACTACGCTGCCAAGCGGCCGAATATGTAATCCCCGAGTCGTCGTTATTGATTGTAATTGAACCGCCTTGAGAGGTGTTGCTTACAACAATGGCAAGCGTCTGCGGATTTCCGGCGCTGAAGGAAATAAGCAGGTTCGTTGTCCCGAGCGGTTGTGTGGCTAGATACTCCTTCTTGATCGTTAACGTATTGCCAGATACCGTATAGTCAGTTCCTAATACAAGCGGTGTTCCACCACTTGTTATAGCACTAAACTGATTATCGTCTAGTAGCATCGTAGTTGTAACATCCGCCTGCAGCGATACCTTCTTATCAAAATTTCTAGTCGATGGAAGGATCGTACTGTTCTTAGGAGAGGTGTCACTCACTGCAATGGCCAGAATCGGCCTAGCTCCGGCGCTGAAAGTAAAAGTTAGCTGCGTAGTTCCGACCGGTTGAGTGGCAAGATATTCTTTCTTGACCGTTACCGCGTTGCCCGATACCGTATAGTCAGTGCCCGGCACCAAGGTTGCCTCGTCATTCGTTATGCTGCTTAGTGTATTTCCATTCAACGTCATCATCGTCGTTACATCCGCCTGAGCGGTTAAATTTTTATCAAAGCTCCCGGTAGAAGGGCTGATCGTGCTGTTTTGTGCCAATGAGTCGATCACGGTGATTGCAAGATTCTGAGTAGCACCCAATCCCCTGTTGCTATTTCGCTGCCAATCGCCCGTGTAGGATATTCCCGTATCATCATCATTGATGGAGGAAACGCCTCCTTGCGAAGTAACCTTCAACAAACGAGAAGCATGAGGAGCTAAATCAACCGAGCTGAAGCTGGAGTTAAACACGCCTAGTTCGCTATGACTCCATAGATCCCGCACAGAGGCTGCACCGCTTAAACCGATATCGCTCCAATTGACGTTGACCGTCGCGTTCGAGCTTCCCAGGTTAAACAATCCAACAGTATAGGTTCCATCACCGTTGATCGCATACCAGACCTGCTGCTCGGATGCGAGGGATACGGGATGTGCCGGCTTACCGGCCTGATTGACGGCGATTGCCTCATCGTTCGTCAACAGCTGAATACCGAACTCATCCAGGTTGGTTAAGTCATTGCCTGTATATAATTGGGCCGACGAAATGGCCCAGAAAGTCATCGCTGTCTGCCGCTCATCCTTTGTGATGCCATCCATAGCGCCGTTACCGATATTCAAGGAATCGAAATCATTCCATCCGCCTGGACCTGCGTGGCGCCACCACTCTCCAGCTCGCGGAAATAGCCTTGCGATATTGGCCCAATTGGTTAATCCCGCTGTTCCACAATAACATTCAATATCCCAGTCAATACGCCATCCGTTCGCATACTTCTTCCAGGTATCCACATAATTAATATCCAGCGCCCATGATAGCTCGAACCAAATACCGTGCGGGGCTAGTGCTTGAGACCAAGCTTTAACATCATCACGGGCATCAATCGACGTATCATTATGTCCGGAGCCCGGCGTAACGCTATCAAATTTCACGAAATCTACACCCCAGGATGCAATCTGATCGGCAATGGAGTTTATGTAGCTCTGAGCACATGGCTTAGAGAAGTCAATTTTATAGCCTATATTCCAATAATCCGACGTAGTTAATGGAAGTACCACGATGTCTTGTGCATGGCAGGAAGAACCATAAATCGGCAAGTTGGCATCATACGCTTGCGGAGACATCCCTGGTATGAAATAGAGACCAAACTTTTGCCCATTGTTATGTACATGATTGATGACCTCACTAAGACCATTCGGATACAAAGTGGTGCTTGGTTGTGGGCGTCCATATTCATCCATGCTCCCATTCCAGGCTGCATCTACGTTAATATAATTGTAGCCATGGGGCTGCAGAATCTCATGCATTGCGTCAGATTGAGCCATAATCTGTGCGGCTGTAATCCAATTTCCGCTGTGATACACTTGCATGCTGTAGCTGCTCCAGCCCATGTATGGTTTTTGCGCTAACCCATTATCGGCTGCTTGTGCGAGTTGCCCTTTCGGAATAAAGACAGCAAGCAAAGTGATAAAGAAAATAAAAACCAGAAGCCACAATCTAGTTTTCTTACTCATATATCCCACATCATACATCCCCTTTGATATTAAATTCACTTAAAAAAAGCCAGGTGCTTTTCTAAAACAAACACCTGGCCTCCTCCTCATCGATCGTTATTTCTTAAAGCCTGCAGCATCATATGCCTTTTGCAAAATTTCAAGATACCTGTTAACTTTCAAATTTTCCAATCCTTTAACATAGGCATCCCAATCTTTGGTCAAGTCCTTATTCCCTGTAATAAATTGAAGCGCACTTTGGTCAACATAGTTCTTAATGTTGGTTTGTAGAATGCTCGCTTCGTCTGTGAGTGCCGGATCAATCCAAATCGCCCACATCGG is drawn from Paenibacillus sp. V4I7 and contains these coding sequences:
- a CDS encoding GntR family transcriptional regulator, which gives rise to MGSKINRVNLTEEIYRIVKEDILSHKLKSGEKINIDQLARALEVSNIPIREALSRLQSEGYLNVIPFKGMFVNMMSVKELDELFEIRLQLEPLAVEKAALLIPDDILERLQETMNSLQTQQSSEATNGLGTIKEMNMSLHGTILAYCENTNLQNLVKGYIEQIQRYLTYIQLHLDINTTNEEWSEHNAILQKLKQRDPKGASDAMSKHISNSRKRTNAHFMKAGSN
- a CDS encoding aldo/keto reductase gives rise to the protein MSIGQRRLGRTGLKVSEVSLGTMAFGRWIDQKASADVLDTALESGITLIDTADVYGSGMDKGNPLETGESETILGNLLGARRHQIVLATKVHGRVGLGPNDAGQSRYHIQRAVENSLKRLQTDYIDLYQVHRFDEETPLEETLRTLDDLVRQGKVRYIGASNYAAWQIAKAHGISAQLRLERFESVQPEYSIIARGIEQELVPFAVSEGVGVIVYSPLGRGLLTGKYNYGGQPPAGTRGAAGEQRLKTLLEQERNFHIVEQLKPVAERRGWTLAQLALNWVLSKQGITSAILGVSKPQHITEALPVIGEKLSLEELKEIDTITSGVQFELVGR
- a CDS encoding SGNH/GDSL hydrolase family protein codes for the protein MTQIEGEESRLTGGKRIVFLGDSITDEGTFIAYLDAYFGQQTPDIPLTFINLGVSSETASGLTEADHPFPRPCIHDRLARALQESKPDWVVVGYGMNDGIYSPFAIERFQAYQNGILTAIRMIHQSGAKAIVMTPPPFDPESMNANVLLPDGQKDYSYKEPYARYNDVIRYYANWLLTLDSTADEVVNIYDPLLQHREQEREMNPGYGSGDGIHPNSDGHWVMAKTLLSRLFHITLEQKPDFVEQPDSSQLFQLILQRQQLLGSAWKEHVGHTNPSKKEALPLELALKRGEEITKQIRMIAAKSQINQT
- a CDS encoding X2-like carbohydrate binding domain-containing protein — encoded protein: MSKKTRLWLLVFIFFITLLAVFIPKGQLAQAADNGLAQKPYMGWSSYSMQVYHSGNWITAAQIMAQSDAMHEILQPHGYNYINVDAAWNGSMDEYGRPQPSTTLYPNGLSEVINHVHNNGQKFGLYFIPGMSPQAYDANLPIYGSSCHAQDIVVLPLTTSDYWNIGYKIDFSKPCAQSYINSIADQIASWGVDFVKFDSVTPGSGHNDTSIDARDDVKAWSQALAPHGIWFELSWALDINYVDTWKKYANGWRIDWDIECYCGTAGLTNWANIARLFPRAGEWWRHAGPGGWNDFDSLNIGNGAMDGITKDERQTAMTFWAISSAQLYTGNDLTNLDEFGIQLLTNDEAIAVNQAGKPAHPVSLASEQQVWYAINGDGTYTVGLFNLGSSNATVNVNWSDIGLSGAASVRDLWSHSELGVFNSSFSSVDLAPHASRLLKVTSQGGVSSINDDDTGISYTGDWQRNSNRGLGATQNLAITVIDSLAQNSTISPSTGSFDKNLTAQADVTTMMTLNGNTLSSITNDEATLVPGTDYTVSGNAVTVKKEYLATQPVGTTQLTFTFSAGARPILAIAVSDTSPKNSTILPSTRNFDKKVSLQADVTTTMLLDDNQFSAITSGGTPLVLGTDYTVSGNTLTIKKEYLATQPLGTTNLLISFSAGNPQTLAIVVSNTSQGGSITINNDDSGITYSAAWQRSTNRGLGDYLNDVHFTERNNEYFEYAFTGTGIEVITEMDSSQGDMDVYVDGVFKQTISTYHSNRLAQQPVYGISGLPSGPHTIKVVKKSGSYMLNDKLRVLIADLINPVTGSFDKKLTAQTDVTITLTSGSYTFSGMANGGTTLVAGTDYTLSGNVVTIKKEYLAAQPIGWTDLTFSFSGGATQILAISVIDSSATITLVSVNDNDPGIVYSGSWGYSNNRGLGDYNDDVHYSEANNDYFEYAFTGTGIELITEKDVSQGDIDIYVDNIFQQTVGTFNDSRLVQQSVYSIAGLPGGPHTIKAVKKSGTFMLLDKLIVTPSAAGSTVTGSVYRQVSAQSVQVELPIQSIQLTPSTASEITEQTVPTSHGATASINDDNAAIHYSGSWGYSNNRVFGDYQNDVHYTETNNDYFEYVFKGTGIALITEKDTSQGDIDIYVDDVFKETVSTYHTSRLAQQTVYSIAGLPSGSHTLKVVKKSGTYMLLDKLTILVGDLMSPDTGSFDKKVTAQADVSTTLSLGEYVLDRINNGRTTLVPGTDYTLVGNTLTIKKAYLAAQPVGTTNLTFVFSGDYQNDVHFTETNNDYFEYTFKGTGIAVITEKDASQGEIDVYVDDVFKQTVNTYNATRLVQQTVYSISGLSNSVHTIKVVKKSGSYMLLDKLSFTVAQVPSTAAVMTTGVSKVKNTSATIAGIVTADGGTAVTARGIVYSLAPSPTLTGDGSTKVSLGSGLGQFSEKIKNLKPNTTYYARAYATNAAGTSYGAEITFITSKKLENQDGNGDDDQDDQEDGE